tcataagttgcatgattgaattataagttaagttgttaggatgaattcaaaccaaatttgaatttgaatttcaaattcaaacatcaaatgattatcacatTATTCAAACTTGAGAGAATTTAACAAACAAAtatcattaatcaagaatataaataatacaacaatttcataaagctcaatagagagaaacttgagctttattgataatcacacacataatacattgtctttacaatattcagaattgaattattgaattacaacacattacaagaattgaagaaatagaaaatgtaaaaggaaaattacaagttatttaaatgacctaaactacattgtgatcatcATGAATTctatgatcaagatgatcttgagttcatcttgagcatcttcttgatccctgcacacacacacaacaaatagaacattaagccaagtggcaaagccacttggcaggttagaagaaaacTGGAATAGGgtggatatgatcaagctgccgagctgatccaacccaccagcccaagtcccaagtcacacacacacaggcagcacacaaggcctgctgcatgtgtgcatgcaacaCACACAACCAGTGAGTCACCAGGGTGAAATGGggtgctgtcgaccagggaagccatggctggccatataaaagcttttcacagccaaaaccctagtcacttgattcatccatcgacagaactgcactggtaagccaccaagaacagccaagaacacaagaacagcttgctgttcaacacattttcaccaccacagcaaataaccaagaagcatcaagccacagggagaagcagggcaagccaaacaaaccaccagaagcaaaaacctctacaccaacatcaaattctaggagctggagtgaggtatacaaatcatcatgaacaaaccagatggttttgttcatatataagcatatgcaccaatcacacaaaagcaaaagggtgtgatacccaatttgtgtcatcatctggctactaagccatatggtgcaagcaaaggtagCAAGGCCACTAGTAAATCATCTAATGGGAGCAACAGCTACgaaaatcaatgcataactgaagaaatccagccagAGATGAAAATACAGTTAGCCTAgttacacacttagcacctataaCTAGTTAGGCCATCAGACATAGACAAAaaattgtctatttgatttcaacatcaagagctactggcaatccaataaatggatcacccagaaagcattgagtgagccacagtaagccaacaagaggggagctaccctagggcagcatatgattactgccagggtcacctcaaccactaaaatagccaaaccaccaagccaagcacaaatatcatcacccagattgggttcaaagtggagctagggtccccaactaatgttggcatccctctagctcaatcaaactaattataagagtcatcactgcaagcagttcatctcatttatccaataaacaaggacaagctatacagataaatgaaagtcatagatcaccagtaactggaacacttacacatgatccaattgatcactgcaagcaatagCAATTGCTTGAACCAACCatagcacacaccagcacaaggcatggtgatgCACAGTCACCAGAATAAGCCTGCAGGCAtaggcagtaaataaagcaagcattgatcaagcagctgatgatcactagatcaccagagcttgctaaagcatgctagaACTCAATTCTAGCACCACATTGACCATATAAAATTAAACAGACACAGTACATAAGGAATTGCATCACAGTTAAGCAAATGAGCTAAACATAATTATATCCAAACAGCACACCATCACTGGATGATGTTGCTTAGCCAACAAACAGAATCTATTGAGCATTTCCAGGTATTAGAGCACAAGGGATAGCACACCAGgagcactggctcttgcaaaATGGCAAGAATTACACACAGTAATTAAGCCAAAGCAAGgaattgaatacacttgaggatctaccagtagtagcatcaagaacagagtcacagagatagtttcaagcaagaaatgcaagcttgAGCAAGCACATGGCTTTAGAAGAATTGCACAGAAGCATGCATAGCAAAGATAGCACAGTCTAAGCTAGGCCATGGAGAGAAGCAAGAAGAAGATAAGCACGTGGGCATGGCCACGAAGTCGTGGTCATGGCAAGCAGAAAGCACGAAGTTAAGCGCGAAGAAGGGCAAGACAAAGCATGGCGGCATCTCCAACAGGAGGAGGGCCATGGCCAGAGCTAGCAgggaagaagaacaggcacagaAGAGGAGCAGAAGGGGGCGCACTTACTTGGAGCCGAGCAGAACGGTggcgccatggcggccacggcggcacgcgccgaagcatggcggcgccaggccaagccaggccatggtggTGCCGCGGCAGCTCGCGCACACGATGGCGAAGCCACGGTGGCGCCACGGCTCTaggaacgtcggcggcgacgagatcgccgtGGATCTCCACGGTCATACGAGCAGAAGGATTGGGGGCAACACGAAGAGGCGACGAAGAGCAAatcggcgcggtggatctgaagcgccgtcgaacggcggttcagacgcaccccatctcgccggcagcgatggccggagttggccggagaaattcggcgaagaggcggcgacgcgcgcgtcgccagagctcgagggttagggttcgcgagggagagagagaggaaaagtgagggcgaccgagtgggccggaccaggccaactgggttgagcccaacccactcgggttcaccctgacaggtgggcccgagggcaatttgggcattttccaaAATACCCTTTAAGTGAGGATTTCaaagaattttagaaaatagaatataaaaataattaaaaatatgaaaatcaatcagcataaaattctctatccaaataaaatatcaaagagaatttttgtagataattaagaataagtcttaatttgatgaattaaataatgatttaaatcacacaaattattttcaataaagaaaataagtccattaatgtaattggactataaaaacaccttgaaaatatttcaaggttgtatttaccctaaatagagaacctccaaattattcttagtaaatacctcccacataaaatgataagacatcggaaaaggggggaacaaaccctaaaaatggaaagcatgcataattacttctttaaccattgcccttatcggacaatgatgctatttttcagagacagaggacaagggtcagtccacaccttccaactgcaaaactttgcagtgttcaggcaagttcatcacttgctcatgtcatttgagtatttctatcaaattacttgcaaagtactatggttatcactattgcataaaaaccaaaaccactactttcataactatgaatatgactaagtggtgggcaatggaaccatggattgtgttgatatggtggaggttccattgcaagggtttatatccatctaggattaaacaacaaatgtcgccagtgattcttgtgccgtaataaccgtgttaaccataagatctgaaatgggacggactagtcaatcgtatttccacctcttgtacatcaacggatgcgcttaccgtagcagttgtatcttgcggagcaacttgtgggtggggaacccattctaagtccccacggttatgatgtgcataccgtagcggttgcggcttgcggaacaacttgagggtggggatcccactctaattccccacggtaatgtggtctatgatgggttacagctaccggcgaaggagtttggttcgatcccagactgttgtcgtggttggggtccgtccttaaatggtgtaagtggaccgacgaggacccagggtcggggtttgcaacaaagggtgggtgtgcgaggtagcggaggaatatgattggctatgaccttataccgggcctcacaccgaaggaagtgtggacgggagagctgcccggttggcaccaaggttaagatctcttatgggtaaagcaacacacctctgcagagtgtaaagaactgtgacctgtcactccctgttccgggatatggaactgcgaacgcggccggaaaggagctccatgaagttctagtaaaccggtgaaggctgacggacatagctctttggaataaaaacaatctcttgaagaaatgtttatcaaaacttgcattggtattagactttctggtctaatattgtagctagtgcattaaacacctcttatctataatgaacttgttgagtacgctcgtactcatcccaatcttaaatcccttgcttagattgtctgaatcgtctggaggaggactacgaccacactgaaggagccgagatcatcggctatgaagaaccagacctctctggaggtgttgaaggcgtagactatctcatagtctacttgagctgggaggcttccggaggagatcaagcctagaacatcaagtagtagtagtagccgagcagcccgaactcttagtatttagctgctcgagagaataaatgtacaacttaatgaaacatctatattgtaagctaagttgggttcgcctcgaacccaggagtatccctcttaggacccaagaggagctccgagacgatatatgtatgattattgtaatattaaatgaatgagttatggacctgctatgttctgttgtactactctgagggatgtaatatttgcggaatggtacttcatgaatgttatatcaacgactggcatactacaacatgcagtggtatgcagggtcaccacagtagcGAGCCCAACGGAATCGGGACAATTTCGGCCTATCAGTTTGTGCAATGCGATATACAAAATTGCTTCCAAGGCGGTGGCAAATAGACTGAAAGTTATTCTACCGGAGATTATTTCTGAGGAGCAGTCGGCTTTTGTTCCTGGAAGACTCATCACGGATAATATTATTACGGCATATGAGTGTCTACATTTCATGAAGCGCACAAAGGCCAAAAAACACCGGTTTTGTGCCCTGAAGTTAAAAATGCGGAAGGCATATGACCGGGTCGAGTGGAGTTACCTCCAAGCCATTATGCTGAAGCTTGGTTTCAGCACCTCCTGGGTGACTCTTGTTATGAGACTAGTTTCTACGGTCTCCTTTTCAGTGCTCTTTAATGGATCACCGCAAGAGGAGTTCCGGCCGTCAAGGGGTATTCGACAGGGCGACCCCATCTCTCCATATTTGTTCTTGTTGGCAGCGGAGGGCCTTTTGTGTCTTTTAAAAAACCAAGTTCAATCATCAGCGCTTCATGGGATTAAAGTGGCACCAACATCACCACCGGCGAACCACTTACTTTTTGCGGATGATAGCCTGCTGTTTTTCGGAGCAAGTATTGAGGGAGCAAATGAGGTCAAGACTGTCTTAGAGAAGTATTGCCAGGCTTCGGGGCAACGTATAAATATGGACAAGTATTCTATCTTCTTTAGTAAGGTTTGTTCAGGAGATATGAAGGAAAGCATTAAGGGGATCCTAGAAGTTCAGAGGGAGACTCTAAATGAGAAGTATCTTGGAATGCCATCTGATGTAGGGAGATCCAAGAGTGGAGCGTTTAAGTACCTTAAAGATCGTGTCTGGAAGAAGGTCTTGGGGTGGATGGAACAACTTATGTCGGTGGAGGGAAAGGACATCTTGATCAAGTCGGTTGCACAAGCTGCTCCTACCTTCTCTATGTCATGCTTCAAGCTTCCAAGGGGGCTATGTGACCATATCAATGCGATGCTCAAGAAGTTTTGGTGGGGCAGCAAAGAAGGTCAGAGACGAACGTGTTGGGTTTCATGGGAGAAAATGACTCAACCAAAATCTGATGGTGGCTTGGGCTTTCGGGATATTGAGCTTTTCAATTTGGCTTTACTAGCCCGGCAAGCATGGAGGCTTCTACCGGAACCAGGATCGCTGAGTGCGCGAGTGCTCAAAGAGGTTTACTATGCGGACTCTGATTTGTTAGAGGCCGAGCTGGGCTCCCACCCATCCCAGGTCTGGCGGTCCCTTCTGGAGGGACGTGATGCCATGAAGCTAAGCCTCATACGGATAATTGGTGATGGTGCGACTACGCATGCTTGGCGAGATAACTGGCTGCTGCGGGAGGAGCGGATGATGCCAGTTGCACCTAGGAAACAAGGGGCGCCCCAGCGTGTGTGCGACTACATCGATAACACGACAGCTTCCTGGAAGGAGGACAAACTCGAGGAGTTTTTCTTGCCCATGGATATCGAAGTGATCAAGGGAATTCCGCTATGTACCAGGCGGCAAGAGGATTTCTGGGCGTGGCAGTTTGAAAAACTAGTGTGTTTACTGTCCGTTCATCATACAGAAATTTGCTTCGAGTTCGTCGGACTAGGAGTGATTGGCTTGAGAACCGTGTGGCGGCCTCGAGCAGTGCAGAGGAAGGGAAGGATTGGTAGAAGCTGTGGAACACACATTTGTACAACTGTACTGTAGGAAACAAAGGAGCGTCAATCGTTGTGGGCTGGAGTGTTTGCTACAGCCCATGAAGAGTATCAATCAGCCCATCGAGCGAACCAGACGTCCATTTGCCAGCCTTAAGAAAAAAAACTTTGAGGTACCGCGGCGGAAAAAACCGCTACGCTACGCTCGCCACCCGGTGGTCGGCGCCGCCGTCTCCATGCAGTTCGAGCAGCCTCCGTCCGCCCGGCGCGCCCCCACCTTCTACGCGCGCCGCGACGCCGACGCGTGGCAGCTCCTCGGCGCGCTCCTGCCGCGGCGCGCGGCCACCGCCCGCCACGTCCAGCAGGCTCACGCCCGCCTCGCCGTCCTCGGCCTCGCCACCGCGCGCTTCCTCCCGCACCTCCTCGCCGCCCTCCCCCGCCTCCCGCACCCGCCGCCGATCGAGGACGCCTCCTCCTACGCGCTCTCCCTGTTCCGCCGCTCCAACTCCTCGTCCGCCTTCGCGTCCAACCACCTCCTCCGCGTGCTCCCGCACCCTCTCCCGCTCCGCCTCTTTCCCGGCCTCCCGCGCCGCAACCCGCACTCCTTCACCTTCCTCCTCGCCTCCCTCTCCGACCACCTCGACGCCGGTCACGCCACCGGCCCAGCCCCCTCCTTCCTGGGCTCCCACGTGCACGCGCTGGCCGTCAAGGCGGGCGCGGCGGGCGATCTCTACGTGCGGAACGCGCTCACGCACTTCTACGGCGTCTGCGGCGACGTGGGGGCCATGCGGTTGATGCTCGACGAGCTGCCGCGCGTGCGAGACGTGGTGACTTGGAACGCCGTCCTCGCCGGCTACGTCCGAGCGGGCATGCTCCGGGCAGCACGGGAGGTGTTTGAGGAAATGCCGGTCAGGGATGGGGTTTCTTGGAGCACGGTCATGGGCGGGTATGTGAAGGAAGGGGAGCTGGACGTGGCGCTGCAGGTGTTCAAGGATATGGTGGAGAAGGGGCTGAGGGTAAATGAGGCTGCAGTCGTGACGGCATTGTCGGCGTCTGCACAGCTGGGTTTGCTTGAGCTTGGGAGGTTTGTGCATGAGGTCGTCCGTAGAGAAGGAATGCCGGTCAGTGTTAACGTAGGGGCCGCGCTGGTGGATATGTATTCCAAGTGCGGGTGTGTGGCAGTGGCCAGGGAAGTTTTCGATGCGATGCCGGGTAAGGATGTTTTTGCATGGAACGCCATGATTTGCGGCCTCGCTGCTCATGGGTTTGCACGGGATGCGGTCGAACTCTTTGAACGGTTTCTCGGTGAGGGTTTGTGCCCAACAAATATTACGTTTGTTGGCGTCCTGAATGCGTGCAGCCGTTCTGGTCTTGTCGCTGAAGGGCGGCGGTACTTCAAGTTGATGGCAGACAAATATAGTGTTGAGCCAGAAATGGAGCATTACGGGTGCATGGTTGATCTTCTGGGCCGTGCTGGTCTTGTTTCAGAAGCCATCGAATTGATCGAAGGGATGCCTATTGCACCTGACCCAGTTCTCTGGGGCACTGTACTCTCGGCTTGCAAGACACATGGCCTGGTGAATCTGGGGGTCGAGGTTGGCAACAAGCTAATTGAACTGGAGCCAGCTCATGATGGCCACTATGTCCTCCTTGCAAGCATATACGCCAAGGCAAAGAAATGGGATGAAGTCAGGGAAGTCAGGAAATTGATGTCTAGTCGGGGTACCAGCAAGTTAGCCGGCTGGAGCTTGATGGAGGCACAAGGAAACGTGCATAAGTTTCTAGTAGGAGACATGGATCACAAGGATTCTGTTCGGATATATAACATGCTTGACATGATTAACAGAAGGTTAGCAGATGCAGGGTATGTACCAGACGTGTCATCTGTATTGCATGACATTGGAGATGAAGAGAAGGTGCATGCAATCAAGGTGCACAGTGAGCGGCTGGCAATTGCTTATGGGTTCATAGTTACAAAAGTTGGCAACCCAATCCGTATTGTTAAGAATCTCCAGGTGTGTGGGGATTGTCATGAATTCAGTAAGATGGTGACAAAGGTTTTCAATAGGGAGATTATTGTGAGAGATGGTAGTAGATTCCATCATATGAAAGAAGGAAGGTGTTCTTGCCTTGACTACTGGTAGTTACTTGGCTGACTGGTTTTTCTGTTAATTGAAAGAAGGGAGATGTTCTTGCCTTGACTAGTGGTAGTTAGTTGGCTGACTGGTTTTTCTGTTAATTGAACCCGTATAATATAGCACATAATTTTGCTGGAGTCAAAGAGTTGGTGTCTGGCAGAGAGGTTCTAGTTTCAAGCGAATCCCAATTCATGTGACATACGCGGCTCCTGGTGCTCAAGTCCGTAGCTGGTAAGTCATACTATGTTTTTATCTTTCTACATGTTACAATTAAGTTTACAATCAATTTATCCTGATAGTAAAAATAAATTTCTCCGAAAACAAATCCACATTCAGTTATCCTTCTATTTGTCTTTCGTAGTTTCTAACCATCTCTTAAGCAAGAGGTATCTTCAGCTCAAGGCATGGCAAAGGGCTGCATTCTCTTCATGATTTGATGCTAAAAAAAGATTTCAATCTTACGAAAGACAAATAGCAAACAGCCTGTACTAGAGATCGAACATAACCCAAAAGGGTCAACTCAGATGGTCTTCATTAGATCTTAACTGTGCTTTTGACAAACTAGAGTATTTCTGCTATATGGTGGTAATATTGGATCTTCATGGCACCATATAATTATCAATTTTCCTGATATAAATATTGCTGCTATATTCTGAGATTGTTCTTTCATTGTAAACCAGCCAAATCTGGAGTTTCCCTGTAAAATTCAAGTATTGTATTTGTAGACAAAGAAGGGTCAACTCAGAAGAGGCATGGAAGAAATGAGCAGCATGCTTATATATGAAATTTAAAACAATACAATTCGTCATGTTCCTTTTGGCGTGAGAGTTCTTTCAGTTTTATGATATGTATTGAATAGATGAAAGAACTTCCAACAATAACCATGACAATTTCTTATAAACTCAATACCATGCTGTAACAAATGCAAAATATATTTACACTGGTGATTTTAGAAATAAATATACAAATTGGTGTGTTAGAAACATTGTTCACATCATGCATCAATCAGCTTGTAACGTTCTTGTTCAGCTGCAAGTTTTAACAGTGTAGAGTAAGGGATTTACACTGAACTTGATACACTGGACCATTAAAAAAAGGGTGTACACGGGAAGAAAAGGTCTTTCGAACACGGGAAGCCCAAGATGCCAATATATCCTATGGTTATGTTTTAGGCATCGCT
This region of Lolium perenne isolate Kyuss_39 chromosome 2, Kyuss_2.0, whole genome shotgun sequence genomic DNA includes:
- the LOC127328903 gene encoding uncharacterized protein, whose translation is MVVPRQLAHTMAKPRWRHGSRNVGGDEIAVDLHVVCRVTTVASPTESGQFRPISLCNAIYKIASKAVANRLKVILPEIISEEQSAFVPGRLITDNIITAYECLHFMKRTKAKKHRFCALKLKMRKAYDRVEWSYLQAIMLKLGFSTSWVTLVMRLVSTVSFSVLFNGSPQEEFRPSRGIRQGDPISPYLFLLAAEGLLCLLKNQVQSSALHGIKVAPTSPPANHLLFADDSLLFFGASIEGANEVKTVLEKYCQASGQRINMDKYSIFFSKVCSGDMKESIKGILEVQRETLNEKYLGMPSDVGRSKSGAFKYLKDRVWKKVLGWMEQLMSVEGKDILIKSVAQAAPTFSMSCFKLPRGLCDHINAMLKKFWWGSKEGQRRTCWVSWEKMTQPKSDGGLGFRDIELFNLALLARQAWRLLPEPGSLSARVLKEVYYADSDLLEAELGSHPSQVWRSLLEGRDAMKLSLIRIIGDGATTHAWRDNWLLREERMMPVAPRKQGAPQRVCDYIDNTTASWKEDKLEEFFLPMDIEVIKGIPLCTRRQEDFWAWQFEKLVCLLKQRSVNRCGLECLLQPMKSINQPIERTRRPFASLKKKNFEVPRRKKPLRYARHPVVGAAVSMQFEQPPSARRAPTFYARRDADAWQLLGALLPRRAATARHVQQAHARLAVLGLATARFLPHLLAALPRLPHPPPIEDASSYALSLFRRSNSSSAFASNHLLRVLPHPLPLRLFPGLPRRNPHSFTFLLASLSDHLDAGHATGPAPSFLGSHVHALAVKAGAAGDLYVRNALTHFYGVCGDVGAMRLMLDELPRVRDVVTWNAVLAGYVRAGMLRAAREVFEEMPVRDGVSWSTVMGGYVKEGELDVALQVFKDMVEKGLRVNEAAVVTALSASAQLGLLELGRFVHEVVRREGMPVSVNVGAALVDMYSKCGCVAVAREVFDAMPGKDVFAWNAMICGLAAHGFARDAVELFERFLGEGLCPTNITFVGVLNACSRSGLVAEGRRYFKLMADKYSVEPEMEHYGCMVDLLGRAGLVSEAIELIEGMPIAPDPVLWGTVLSACKTHGLVNLGVEVGNKLIELEPAHDGHYVLLASIYAKAKKWDEVREVRKLMSSRGTSKLAGWSLMEAQGNVHKFLVGDMDHKDSVRIYNMLDMINRRLADAGYVPDVSSVLHDIGDEEKVHAIKVHSERLAIAYGFIVTKVGNPIRIVKNLQVCGDCHEFSKMVTKVFNREIIVRDGSRFHHMKEGRCSCLDYW